In Chryseobacterium camelliae, one DNA window encodes the following:
- a CDS encoding glycoside hydrolase family 35 protein produces MKRLLFILGSLFCCIITPCYSQQAHHTFTLGDSDFLLDGKPLQMISGEMHCARIPREAWRDRMKMAKAMGLNTIGTYVFWNVHEEVPGTYDFSGNNDIAAFVKTAQEEGLWVVLRPSPYVCAEWEFGGYPWWLLKDPQMKVRSTDPKFVAAYTRYINALAKQLAPLQVTHGGNILMVQVENEYGSYSDDKNYLDLNRKIFREAGFDGILFTCDGADQMPKGYLPGYLPAVNGLEDPAKVKALINQYHNGKGPYYVAEWYPGWFDDWGKKHAHVSAEQSAKTLDALLSAGISVNMYMFHGGTTRGFMNGANMNAQNPYAPQVSSYDYDAPLDEAGNPTEKFFAFRNVIEKHLPKGQAIPDVPAKKPAVKIADIPLDGFANIFSQLPKPQQSAKPLSFEDLGQAYGFVLYRTTLSKGGLLKIRELRDYALVYVNGKYITTLDRRLKQDLVALSGIPSGATLDLWVENNGRINYGPYLADNRHGITESVSVDGQEISGWKMYRFPFSTVNNFSFSRTAEQKDGQPGLYKGTFTLNQPADMYLDMRDFGKGFVFLNGHNLGKYWQIGPQQTIYVPASWLRKGKNEVIVFDELKSGHTRLSTVDHAILDQNNTPESK; encoded by the coding sequence ATGAAAAGACTTCTTTTTATTCTCGGCAGCCTCTTTTGCTGTATTATTACACCCTGCTACAGCCAGCAGGCACATCACACGTTCACCCTGGGCGATTCCGACTTTTTACTCGACGGAAAGCCTTTACAGATGATCTCCGGGGAAATGCACTGTGCCCGCATCCCAAGAGAAGCCTGGCGCGACCGGATGAAAATGGCCAAAGCCATGGGACTGAATACAATAGGCACCTATGTGTTCTGGAATGTACATGAAGAAGTACCGGGAACTTATGATTTCAGCGGGAACAATGATATTGCCGCATTTGTGAAAACCGCTCAGGAAGAGGGTTTATGGGTAGTGCTTCGGCCCAGTCCATATGTCTGTGCTGAATGGGAATTCGGGGGTTATCCGTGGTGGCTTTTAAAAGACCCGCAAATGAAAGTAAGGAGTACCGATCCTAAGTTTGTGGCTGCTTATACCCGATATATCAATGCTCTGGCAAAGCAGCTTGCTCCGCTTCAGGTTACCCATGGCGGCAATATTCTGATGGTGCAGGTTGAAAATGAATACGGATCCTACAGCGATGATAAAAATTACCTCGACCTGAACCGGAAAATATTCAGAGAAGCCGGGTTTGACGGGATTTTGTTTACCTGTGACGGAGCAGACCAGATGCCGAAAGGCTACCTGCCCGGCTATCTGCCGGCAGTCAACGGTCTGGAAGACCCTGCAAAAGTGAAAGCACTCATCAACCAGTACCACAATGGTAAAGGACCGTATTATGTCGCGGAATGGTATCCCGGATGGTTTGATGACTGGGGTAAAAAGCACGCGCATGTTTCGGCAGAACAATCTGCCAAGACGCTCGATGCACTTTTATCAGCCGGCATTTCCGTGAATATGTATATGTTCCACGGCGGTACCACCCGCGGATTTATGAACGGAGCCAATATGAATGCACAAAATCCGTATGCTCCGCAGGTATCCAGCTATGATTATGATGCTCCCCTTGATGAAGCGGGAAACCCGACTGAAAAATTCTTTGCCTTCAGGAATGTCATTGAGAAGCATCTTCCTAAAGGACAGGCTATTCCGGACGTCCCGGCAAAGAAACCTGCCGTTAAGATCGCCGATATTCCACTGGACGGTTTTGCCAATATTTTCAGTCAGCTCCCTAAACCGCAGCAATCAGCAAAACCACTGTCTTTTGAGGATCTGGGACAGGCGTATGGTTTCGTACTCTACCGGACAACGCTTAGCAAAGGCGGATTGCTGAAAATCAGGGAGCTGAGAGATTATGCCCTGGTCTATGTTAACGGAAAGTACATCACCACTCTGGACCGGCGGCTGAAACAGGACTTAGTAGCGTTATCCGGCATCCCTTCAGGAGCCACCCTGGACCTTTGGGTAGAAAACAACGGCCGCATCAATTACGGTCCATACCTCGCAGATAACCGTCATGGCATCACAGAATCCGTTTCCGTTGACGGACAGGAGATTTCAGGATGGAAAATGTACCGCTTCCCGTTTAGTACTGTAAACAACTTCTCTTTCAGCCGGACAGCTGAGCAAAAAGACGGGCAGCCTGGCCTGTATAAAGGAACTTTTACCCTAAATCAGCCTGCAGATATGTACCTGGATATGCGGGATTTCGGAAAAGGATTTGTATTCCTGAACGGACATAACCTTGGAAAATACTGGCAAATAGGTCCGCAGCAGACGATCTATGTGCCGGCTTCCTGGCTTAGGAAAGGTAAGAACGAGGTCATTGTTTTCGATGAACTGAAAAGCGGACACACCCGTCTTTCTACCGTCGACCATGCCATCCTGGATCAGAACAATACACCGGAAAGTAAATGA
- a CDS encoding Crp/Fnr family transcriptional regulator, protein MTGEKEVLHFLRSLMPFSDQGWDILRPALTSREFRKNDFLLEQGAVCRSLFFVVKGYCKTYYEIEGEVKNTGFFFENEIVTNINSFGSGQKSDFNIVACEDLSAVVFDREKLFEISKHSAEVEALGRSCIRRYAVRQEELLTVFQLYSAEERLEYLEKNRPELVQRVPLSQLASFLGVRRETLSRIRRRRVSR, encoded by the coding sequence ATGACTGGAGAAAAAGAAGTGCTGCATTTCCTCCGTTCGCTGATGCCGTTTTCAGACCAGGGCTGGGACATCCTCAGGCCTGCACTTACGAGCCGTGAATTCAGGAAGAATGATTTCCTTCTGGAGCAAGGAGCGGTCTGCCGTTCCCTGTTTTTTGTAGTAAAAGGCTACTGCAAGACGTATTATGAGATCGAAGGTGAGGTTAAAAATACAGGTTTTTTCTTTGAGAATGAAATCGTAACGAACATCAACAGCTTCGGTTCCGGGCAGAAATCTGACTTCAACATCGTTGCCTGTGAAGACTTGTCAGCGGTTGTCTTTGACCGGGAAAAGCTGTTTGAGATTTCAAAACATTCGGCGGAGGTTGAAGCATTGGGAAGGAGCTGCATCCGGAGGTATGCGGTTCGGCAGGAAGAACTGCTGACCGTTTTTCAGCTGTATTCTGCTGAAGAAAGGCTGGAATACCTCGAGAAGAACAGGCCGGAACTTGTACAGCGGGTGCCGCTTTCCCAGCTGGCTTCATTTCTTGGAGTCCGAAGGGAAACTCTAAGCCGCATCAGGAGGCGCAGGGTTTCAAGGTGA
- a CDS encoding VOC family protein, giving the protein MQKLRKIDEHTNVITWFEIPVSDLDRAKSFYETILDIKMVRKGDGEDEGIFFPADPDVVQATSGRVTGVLAKSAGNHPSDQGTIIYLNASPSIQAVLDRVVPSGGKIAEPKQLFGPVGLIAVIIDSEGNRIGLHSES; this is encoded by the coding sequence ATGCAAAAATTAAGAAAGATCGACGAACACACCAATGTGATCACGTGGTTTGAAATCCCGGTATCAGACCTGGACCGGGCAAAAAGTTTTTATGAAACTATTTTAGACATCAAAATGGTCAGGAAAGGGGACGGTGAAGATGAAGGCATTTTCTTTCCTGCTGATCCTGATGTGGTTCAGGCTACTTCCGGAAGGGTAACCGGAGTGTTGGCCAAATCTGCCGGAAACCATCCTTCAGATCAGGGGACCATCATTTACCTGAATGCCAGCCCGAGTATTCAGGCCGTCCTGGACAGGGTAGTGCCGTCCGGAGGAAAGATTGCGGAACCGAAGCAGCTTTTCGGCCCCGTAGGATTGATTGCTGTGATCATTGACAGTGAGGGCAATAGGATCGGTCTGCATTCGGAATCATGA
- the bla gene encoding class A beta-lactamase, subclass A2: MIHRFRLTVLFAFMICCQAFAQTTDNLKERIQQIISSKNAEVGVAIKSQDGRDTLSINGDRHFPLQSVFKFHIALAVLSQVDQGKFSLNQKIKIGKKDLLPDLYSPIRDQYPNGVTLPLSKILEYTVSQSDNVGCELLLKMIGGPEVVEKYCKDSGVKDISIKINEETQQANWDLQFLNWTTPKAGNEILELFYANPNKLLSKKSYDFIWKVMRETETGENRLRGQLPKKTVVAHKTGSSGSNKEGITAAVNDMGIVFLPNGKHYFITVFVTKSTENAETNEKIIADISKAAWDYFNRKK, encoded by the coding sequence ATGATACACCGATTCAGACTCACCGTTCTGTTTGCCTTTATGATCTGCTGCCAGGCTTTTGCCCAGACTACAGATAACCTGAAAGAAAGAATACAGCAGATTATTTCATCAAAGAATGCTGAAGTAGGCGTTGCCATTAAAAGCCAGGACGGCAGGGATACCTTATCCATTAACGGCGACAGGCATTTTCCGCTGCAAAGCGTGTTTAAGTTCCATATTGCATTAGCGGTCCTTTCACAAGTTGACCAGGGTAAATTCAGCCTCAACCAGAAAATAAAGATAGGGAAGAAGGATTTATTACCGGATCTGTACAGCCCGATCCGAGATCAGTATCCTAACGGGGTAACGCTCCCATTGTCTAAAATACTGGAATATACAGTTTCACAAAGCGACAATGTGGGCTGTGAACTTTTGCTGAAAATGATCGGCGGCCCGGAAGTAGTAGAAAAGTACTGTAAGGACAGCGGAGTGAAAGATATTTCCATTAAAATCAATGAAGAAACCCAACAGGCCAACTGGGACCTCCAATTCCTGAACTGGACTACCCCGAAAGCAGGCAACGAAATCCTGGAACTTTTCTATGCCAATCCCAACAAACTGCTCTCGAAGAAGAGTTACGATTTCATCTGGAAGGTGATGCGGGAAACTGAAACGGGAGAGAACAGGCTCCGGGGACAGCTGCCTAAGAAAACAGTGGTGGCACATAAGACAGGGTCTTCAGGCTCCAATAAAGAGGGCATTACTGCTGCTGTTAATGATATGGGAATTGTCTTTCTGCCTAACGGAAAGCATTATTTCATTACTGTTTTTGTCACAAAGTCCACGGAAAATGCAGAAACGAACGAGAAAATCATCGCCGATATCTCAAAGGCAGCCTGGGATTATTTCAACAGAAAGAAATAG
- a CDS encoding acyltransferase family protein — MEREKFYGLDHLRAVAILLVLLYHYRMFEHPAWIDTIGWVGWTGVDLFFVLSGFLISSQLFGEISQYGTIRLKSFFTKRFFRIIPPYALTLLLYFCFPAFREREALPPLWKFLSFTQNYGLNVIDNGTFSHAWSLCIEEQFYLVLPLSLLLLVRLKAMKYVKSAILFLLILTMLLRFFFWAHAVLPLRETPEFWKAWYMKIYYPTYTRLDGLAIGVLMGYWYQFSSRFKAIIHTNGNLLTVAGVLAIVFSLWFCKDQYSAQASVFGFTLVAASYGLLVAGALSRSSFLGRNPNMITSQLAVLSYAIYLSHKGIIHLVQRFLDQYNIPVSDTIVLLLCLISCVMVGLLYRYTIEKPSAQIKNKILNKYHL, encoded by the coding sequence ATGGAGCGAGAAAAATTTTACGGGCTGGACCACCTGAGAGCTGTTGCCATTCTGCTGGTGCTGTTGTATCATTACCGAATGTTTGAACATCCGGCGTGGATTGATACCATTGGCTGGGTTGGCTGGACCGGCGTGGATCTGTTTTTTGTGCTGAGCGGCTTCCTGATCTCCAGCCAGTTGTTCGGGGAAATCAGCCAATACGGTACTATCCGGCTGAAAAGTTTTTTTACCAAACGGTTTTTCAGGATCATTCCGCCATACGCGTTAACGTTGTTGCTGTATTTCTGCTTTCCCGCATTCCGGGAAAGGGAAGCGCTTCCGCCGTTGTGGAAATTCCTTTCCTTTACGCAGAACTATGGATTGAATGTGATTGACAACGGGACATTTTCGCACGCCTGGTCATTGTGCATCGAGGAACAGTTTTACCTGGTGCTTCCGTTGTCGTTATTGCTTTTGGTGCGGCTCAAGGCGATGAAATATGTGAAGTCCGCCATTCTTTTCCTGCTTATTCTCACTATGCTGTTAAGGTTTTTTTTCTGGGCGCATGCTGTCCTTCCGCTCCGGGAAACGCCTGAATTCTGGAAAGCGTGGTATATGAAGATCTATTATCCCACCTATACTCGCCTGGACGGATTGGCCATCGGCGTGCTGATGGGATATTGGTATCAATTTTCATCCAGGTTTAAAGCTATCATCCATACAAATGGAAATCTCCTGACTGTTGCAGGAGTTCTGGCCATTGTTTTTTCCTTGTGGTTCTGTAAAGACCAGTATTCCGCACAGGCTTCGGTTTTCGGGTTTACTCTGGTGGCAGCCAGTTACGGGCTCCTGGTAGCGGGAGCGCTTTCAAGGTCTTCGTTCCTCGGCCGGAATCCCAATATGATCACATCGCAACTGGCTGTCCTGTCCTATGCCATTTATCTGTCCCACAAAGGAATCATCCATCTGGTACAGCGCTTTCTGGATCAGTATAACATCCCGGTTTCAGATACTATCGTATTGCTCCTTTGCCTGATCAGCTGTGTCATGGTTGGGCTGCTGTACCGGTATACCATCGAAAAGCCGTCTGCTCAGATCAAAAATAAAATCCTTAATAAATACCATTTATGA
- a CDS encoding YybH family protein, with the protein MKNIHLLIFMLLSGFATAQNYTTEKKEIETVVRQVKESIIRKDSATFYSLFHENPVVWIGMVKNRSQAKRLEVNPLNIKNDFKDTYENFFRYVLKPGKKEEEFRNIRIINDDVVASVTFDYTFREGQTVTNWGCESWHLIKAAGKWKIVSVIYSIENAKFFPEPE; encoded by the coding sequence ATGAAAAACATTCATCTGCTCATCTTCATGCTGCTGTCCGGTTTTGCGACGGCTCAGAACTACACCACAGAAAAAAAGGAAATCGAAACCGTTGTCCGGCAGGTTAAAGAAAGCATCATCAGGAAAGATTCGGCAACATTTTACAGCCTGTTCCATGAAAATCCAGTGGTATGGATCGGTATGGTTAAAAACAGATCGCAGGCAAAACGTCTGGAAGTGAATCCTTTGAACATTAAAAATGACTTTAAAGATACGTATGAAAACTTCTTCCGCTATGTTTTGAAACCGGGAAAGAAGGAAGAAGAATTCAGGAATATCCGCATCATCAACGATGATGTTGTGGCAAGCGTAACTTTCGATTATACCTTTCGTGAAGGCCAGACCGTCACCAATTGGGGCTGTGAATCCTGGCACCTGATCAAAGCAGCAGGAAAATGGAAAATTGTGAGTGTTATTTATTCTATAGAAAACGCAAAATTTTTCCCGGAACCTGAGTAA